The Urbifossiella limnaea genome has a window encoding:
- a CDS encoding protein kinase domain-containing protein — MPVCECLSAFAVRTLTERVDVLFRLATDHASDHSRTLLAALEASNRKAWRSLEIALAGESLWTWFDREENKALRREIKAFIDTVEFPELAGRADARAACLRELRDALGRGVLLGRLVAGDLVERAGAFARHADPQALLAAEKAALDDLGAQVALAGYPALGTLLATPADAGRSVVVVAVRFFFRREVERNPELFQGLQFAATEALAENQAAGFDRLAGLLDEQAERLDAGLAAVAGQVVAEVRAVGDSVKLVHDSVRGVESRVADIHLVVEHATAAAMAAQAAAELHGADTGRKLDDLHGRMAALLDKLDMLDKPVEPKHSLSLRTDRERELVKELLTQVRGLPDEARAARPQLVTDVGKLQLAVGDFDGAGESFAVAAAIAESAPERAEAYHNAYRTKLEQDDFPGALADLRQAVELDPARFAPFPFDKYPPDRILGAGGFGVTFLCRHKLTAAPVAVKAIHDGGLDRDAASVLKEAMTLDQLKHRAIVGLRDCGFADEADRRRPYLVMEFFDGPTLQSYVEANGAVPLADLLPLARTLAGALKAAHDQGVLHRDIKPANVMVNRVTTDGGRRWDVRVIDFGLAMPAAALSGGSTARGLTVYGSAIAGTLDYAAPEQLGKLPGVKVGPAADVYGFAKTLCFALFKTTEPTNRHYNQLPPRMADLIGRCLSREPEERPRGFGEVQAELAAVDGGDRSPRPEPKPTAALADVWGKVTKAVESAVAGASPPPPPPPPPTRPRPVAAPREERVPEPRQPRAEERRPRRPDRERDDAPRGPSGADRTSHALLAIFLGTWGVHKFVQGCTTSGIIRAVIGVLFCPVTLLVGVVEGIQYFSMSDEEYARTYLRDKKEWF; from the coding sequence GTGCCCGTCTGCGAGTGCCTGTCCGCGTTCGCCGTCCGCACGCTGACCGAGCGCGTCGACGTGCTGTTCCGCCTCGCCACCGACCACGCCTCCGACCACTCGCGCACGCTCCTCGCGGCCCTCGAAGCGTCCAACCGCAAGGCGTGGCGGTCGCTCGAGATCGCCCTCGCCGGCGAGTCGCTGTGGACGTGGTTCGACCGCGAGGAGAACAAGGCCCTCCGCCGCGAGATCAAAGCGTTCATCGACACCGTGGAATTCCCCGAGCTGGCCGGCCGGGCCGACGCGCGTGCCGCGTGCCTCCGCGAGCTGCGCGACGCCCTCGGCAGGGGCGTGCTCCTCGGCCGGCTCGTCGCGGGGGACCTGGTCGAACGCGCCGGGGCGTTCGCCCGCCACGCCGACCCGCAGGCGCTGCTCGCCGCCGAAAAGGCCGCGCTCGACGACCTCGGGGCGCAGGTCGCGCTCGCCGGCTATCCCGCCCTCGGCACGCTCCTCGCCACGCCGGCCGACGCCGGGCGGTCGGTCGTGGTCGTGGCCGTGCGCTTCTTCTTCCGCCGCGAGGTGGAGCGGAACCCCGAGCTGTTCCAGGGGCTTCAGTTCGCCGCGACGGAAGCGCTGGCCGAGAACCAGGCGGCCGGGTTCGACCGCCTCGCCGGCCTCCTCGACGAGCAGGCCGAACGCCTCGACGCCGGCCTCGCCGCGGTCGCCGGGCAGGTGGTGGCGGAGGTGCGGGCCGTCGGCGACTCGGTGAAGCTGGTTCACGATTCGGTCCGCGGCGTCGAGAGCCGCGTGGCGGACATCCATCTGGTGGTCGAGCACGCCACGGCCGCCGCGATGGCGGCGCAGGCCGCGGCCGAGTTGCACGGCGCCGACACCGGCCGGAAGCTCGACGACCTGCACGGCCGGATGGCGGCGCTGCTCGACAAGCTGGACATGCTCGACAAGCCGGTCGAGCCGAAGCACAGCCTCTCGCTGCGGACCGACCGCGAGCGCGAGCTGGTGAAGGAGCTACTGACGCAGGTGCGCGGCCTGCCGGACGAGGCCCGCGCCGCCCGGCCGCAGCTAGTCACCGACGTCGGCAAGCTGCAACTCGCGGTCGGCGACTTTGATGGGGCCGGCGAGTCGTTCGCGGTCGCGGCGGCGATTGCCGAGTCGGCCCCGGAGCGGGCCGAGGCGTACCACAACGCCTACCGCACCAAGCTGGAGCAGGACGACTTTCCGGGCGCGCTCGCCGACCTGCGGCAGGCCGTCGAGCTGGACCCGGCGCGGTTCGCCCCGTTCCCGTTCGACAAGTACCCGCCGGACCGCATCCTCGGCGCCGGCGGGTTCGGCGTTACGTTCCTCTGCCGGCACAAGTTGACGGCCGCGCCCGTGGCGGTGAAAGCGATCCACGACGGCGGGCTCGACCGCGACGCCGCCAGCGTGCTGAAGGAGGCGATGACGCTCGACCAGCTGAAGCACCGCGCCATCGTCGGCCTCCGCGACTGCGGCTTCGCCGACGAGGCGGACCGCCGCCGGCCGTACCTCGTGATGGAGTTCTTCGACGGCCCCACGCTCCAGAGCTACGTCGAGGCGAACGGCGCGGTGCCGCTCGCGGACCTGTTGCCGCTGGCGCGGACGCTGGCCGGGGCGCTGAAGGCGGCGCACGACCAGGGCGTGCTGCACCGCGACATCAAGCCGGCGAACGTGATGGTGAACCGCGTGACGACCGACGGCGGCCGCCGGTGGGACGTGCGGGTGATCGACTTCGGCCTGGCGATGCCGGCCGCGGCGCTGAGCGGCGGCTCGACGGCGCGCGGCCTGACGGTGTACGGGTCGGCCATCGCGGGCACCCTCGACTACGCCGCCCCGGAGCAGCTCGGCAAACTCCCCGGCGTGAAGGTCGGCCCGGCCGCGGACGTGTACGGGTTCGCCAAGACGCTCTGCTTCGCGCTGTTCAAGACGACCGAGCCGACGAACCGGCACTACAACCAGCTTCCGCCGCGGATGGCCGACCTGATCGGCCGCTGCCTGTCGCGCGAGCCCGAGGAGCGGCCGCGCGGCTTCGGCGAGGTGCAGGCCGAACTCGCGGCGGTCGACGGCGGCGACAGAAGCCCGCGCCCCGAGCCGAAGCCGACCGCGGCGCTCGCCGACGTGTGGGGCAAGGTGACGAAGGCGGTCGAGTCGGCGGTCGCCGGTGCTTCACCCCCACCGCCCCCTCCCCCACCGCCAACCCGACCACGGCCGGTCGCCGCGCCGCGTGAGGAGCGCGTCCCGGAGCCGCGCCAACCCCGCGCGGAGGAGCGGCGCCCGCGCCGGCCCGACCGCGAGCGCGACGACGCGCCCCGCGGCCCGAGCGGCGCCGACCGCACGAGTCATGCGCTTCTGGCGATCTTCCTCGGCACGTGGGGCGTCCACAAGTTCGTGCAGGGGTGTACGACCAGCGGCATCATCCGCGCCGTGATCGGCGTACTCTTCTGCCCGGTCACGCTGCTGGTCGGCGTGGTCGAGGGGATACAATACTTCAGCATGTCCGACGAGGAGTACGCCCGGACTTACCTCCGGGACAAGAAGGAATGGTTCTAG
- a CDS encoding dihydrolipoamide acetyltransferase family protein yields the protein MDFPLPPVGEGLIEVELVRWLVKPGDAVGRGQGLAEVMSDKATMEVPAPFAGTITSLAATPGAKVQVGQVILAYSPGGTVGPGDSGTVGQKEAVRAESRSTNGSAVAVARPPVQQSHGPTVPQSLPPASPSVRLLARKFGVDLARVRGTGPHGRILLDDLTPLLAPAATPPPKAEATAFDLGTAGTRTKLVGLRRRIADHMVESKRRVPHYSYIDECDVTDLVRLRAQLREPFARTGVKLTYLAFVVKAVARALKEVPIANSTLDEAGGEIVLHDRVHVGVAVATPGGLIVPVVKDADKKDLPAVAADIDRLGREAKAGRARPDDLKGGTFTVTSVGNVGGLISTPIVNYPEVGILGVGKVVRRPVYDDAGRLHPADILYLSISFDHRVVDGAVGAVFGNAVARHLRSPATLLLPENYGA from the coding sequence ATGGACTTCCCCCTCCCCCCGGTCGGCGAAGGGTTGATCGAGGTGGAGCTGGTCCGCTGGCTGGTGAAGCCCGGCGACGCGGTCGGCCGCGGGCAGGGGCTGGCCGAGGTGATGTCGGACAAGGCGACGATGGAGGTGCCGGCCCCGTTCGCCGGCACCATCACGTCGCTCGCGGCGACGCCCGGCGCCAAGGTGCAGGTCGGGCAGGTGATCCTCGCCTACTCGCCTGGGGGGACTGTGGGACCGGGGGACTCAGGGACCGTGGGACAGAAGGAGGCCGTGCGGGCGGAATCAAGATCGACGAACGGATCGGCCGTCGCCGTCGCCCGACCGCCGGTCCAGCAGTCCCACGGTCCCACAGTCCCACAGTCGCTTCCCCCTGCTTCCCCGTCCGTCCGCCTACTGGCCCGCAAGTTCGGCGTGGACCTGGCCCGCGTCCGCGGCACCGGGCCGCACGGGCGCATCCTCCTCGACGACCTCACGCCGCTCCTCGCCCCCGCAGCGACGCCGCCGCCCAAGGCCGAAGCGACCGCGTTCGACCTGGGCACCGCCGGGACGCGGACGAAGCTCGTCGGCCTCCGCCGCCGCATCGCCGATCATATGGTCGAGTCGAAGCGGCGCGTGCCGCACTACTCGTACATCGACGAGTGCGACGTGACCGACCTGGTGCGGCTGCGGGCGCAGCTCCGCGAGCCGTTCGCCCGCACCGGCGTGAAGCTGACGTACCTGGCGTTCGTGGTGAAGGCCGTGGCGCGCGCCCTGAAGGAAGTGCCGATCGCAAATAGCACCCTCGACGAGGCCGGCGGCGAGATCGTATTGCACGACCGCGTCCACGTCGGCGTCGCCGTCGCCACGCCCGGCGGGCTGATCGTGCCGGTGGTGAAGGATGCCGACAAGAAAGACCTGCCCGCGGTCGCCGCCGACATCGACCGCCTCGGCCGCGAGGCGAAGGCCGGCCGCGCGCGGCCCGACGACCTGAAGGGCGGCACGTTCACCGTCACGTCGGTCGGTAACGTCGGCGGGCTGATCTCGACGCCGATCGTGAACTATCCCGAAGTCGGCATCCTGGGCGTCGGCAAGGTGGTGAGGCGGCCGGTGTACGACGACGCCGGCCGCCTTCACCCCGCGGACATCCTGTACCTGTCGATCTCGTTCGACCACCGGGTCGTGGACGGGGCGGTGGGGGCGGTGTTCGGCAACGCCGTGGCTCGCCACCTGCGGAGCCCGGCGACGCTGCTCCTGCCGGAGAATTATGGTGCGTGA
- a CDS encoding glycosyltransferase family 87 protein: MRDALPAAAAALLVFAFGVFQALAANVAPDLFIYRLGSQLGLRAQNPYDTATVRSAVVEQFPELNTGPAPLGENCGFFLPPSAVVEFAPFALLPWPDAKLLWAVVNGLAAFAVARVVTLVRPAGQPTGPDLVRMLVPFALVLNFLTLAVVLVGQTTLVAAGCVVAGLVAFGRGWNVAGAVLWALPFVKPHVALPLLPLAWLLGGWKRAAGVLLVVGGLNLLGATFVGGTPLFLLDYVKQAGAGHQAVAFNRAELAYEMTSWNRLLYLASGERVLVEQTAATMLLSYAVGFGLVGLRCVASRTRPSEAWALAMAAALAVVCPQVLGYELLGLVLAVPWVRDLFAAGRHGWGLTAVLLLGVQLVPFPTMQALGIEWHRPGGAMAFALVVLCGPLRPGLTPSPP, from the coding sequence GTGCGTGACGCCCTCCCGGCGGCGGCCGCCGCGCTGCTGGTGTTCGCGTTCGGCGTGTTCCAGGCGCTCGCCGCGAACGTCGCGCCGGACCTGTTCATCTACCGCCTCGGCTCGCAGCTCGGCCTCCGTGCCCAAAACCCCTACGACACCGCGACCGTGCGGTCGGCTGTGGTCGAGCAGTTCCCCGAACTGAACACCGGCCCGGCGCCGCTCGGCGAGAACTGTGGATTCTTCCTGCCGCCCAGCGCGGTCGTGGAGTTCGCGCCGTTCGCGCTCCTGCCGTGGCCCGACGCGAAACTCCTGTGGGCCGTCGTGAACGGCCTTGCGGCCTTCGCGGTGGCGCGAGTCGTCACGCTCGTTCGCCCCGCAGGCCAGCCGACCGGACCGGACCTGGTGCGAATGCTCGTACCGTTCGCGCTCGTCCTGAACTTCCTGACGCTGGCCGTCGTGCTGGTCGGGCAGACGACGCTGGTCGCGGCCGGGTGCGTCGTCGCCGGTCTGGTCGCGTTCGGCCGCGGCTGGAACGTCGCCGGGGCGGTGCTGTGGGCGCTGCCGTTCGTGAAGCCGCACGTGGCCCTGCCGCTGCTCCCGCTGGCGTGGCTTCTCGGCGGCTGGAAGCGCGCCGCGGGCGTGCTACTGGTGGTCGGCGGGCTGAACCTGTTGGGCGCGACGTTCGTCGGCGGCACGCCGCTGTTTCTGCTCGACTACGTGAAACAGGCCGGGGCGGGGCACCAGGCGGTGGCGTTCAACCGTGCCGAACTGGCCTACGAGATGACGAGTTGGAACCGCCTCCTGTACCTCGCCAGCGGCGAGCGCGTGCTCGTGGAGCAGACGGCGGCGACGATGCTCCTCAGCTACGCCGTCGGCTTCGGGCTGGTCGGGCTCCGCTGTGTCGCGTCACGAACGCGGCCGTCGGAGGCGTGGGCACTGGCGATGGCGGCCGCGCTCGCGGTGGTGTGCCCGCAGGTGTTGGGTTACGAGCTGTTGGGGCTGGTGCTGGCGGTCCCGTGGGTCCGCGACCTGTTCGCCGCCGGTCGCCACGGCTGGGGGCTGACTGCGGTACTGCTCCTCGGCGTGCAACTGGTGCCGTTCCCAACGATGCAGGCGCTCGGGATCGAGTGGCACCGCCCGGGCGGCGCGATGGCGTTCGCACTGGTGGTGCTGTGCGGCCCGCTGCGGCCGGGCCTCACCCCGTCGCCGCCTTGA
- a CDS encoding HoxN/HupN/NixA family nickel/cobalt transporter, with translation MTRLLPAAVLGALLAASASTAHPLPNTRYDRTVAVRVGPESVQVKYTLEVTQFTIFLDGAKLFTADEIAKLDKTGRGFVLAYAKKVAPEIARDLRAASDGTPLTFAVEKIELEGGEHPRFRFEFRAPWPPGPEKRSLVFDDDSFPDKPGVLALTVAAAGSDSGVSFDDLIEPDPRWRDRPAIDLTPEQAARLRKASAVVKLPRAIVDPAARPNPGAAAPGSPAVTVTEEPRTLAADLVARGLPALFDSSAGLGVLLLAAFLFGAAHAFTPGHGKTLVAAYLVGERGTVGHALILAVTTTVAHTGSVIAVAAVLWGVYGNEVPGTTQGVLQFLGGVLVAAVGAWLLMRRLTGRADHVHFGGGHHHHHDHDHGDGHHHHHGPPPEDAKTTFGWTRLILMGLGGGLIPCWDAVLLLLAATALNRIGFAVPLLLAFSIGLGVVLVLLGVSVVYAHRAGAVRFAESRWFRVLPMVSAALLLGIGLWLCREGLKAATG, from the coding sequence ATGACCCGCCTCCTCCCCGCCGCCGTACTCGGCGCCCTACTCGCGGCTTCCGCCTCGACCGCGCACCCGCTGCCGAACACGCGCTACGACCGCACCGTTGCCGTCCGCGTCGGGCCGGAGTCGGTGCAGGTGAAGTACACGCTCGAAGTCACGCAGTTCACCATCTTCCTCGACGGGGCCAAGCTCTTCACCGCGGACGAGATCGCCAAGCTCGACAAGACCGGCCGCGGGTTCGTGCTCGCCTACGCCAAGAAGGTCGCCCCCGAGATCGCCCGCGACCTCCGCGCCGCCAGCGACGGCACGCCGCTGACGTTCGCCGTCGAGAAGATCGAGCTGGAGGGCGGTGAGCACCCGCGCTTCCGGTTCGAGTTCCGCGCCCCGTGGCCGCCCGGGCCGGAGAAGCGCAGCCTCGTCTTCGACGACGACTCGTTCCCCGACAAGCCCGGCGTCCTGGCGCTGACCGTCGCCGCGGCCGGGAGTGACAGCGGGGTGTCGTTCGACGACCTGATCGAGCCCGACCCGCGCTGGCGCGACCGGCCGGCCATCGACCTGACGCCCGAGCAGGCGGCGCGGCTGCGGAAGGCGTCGGCGGTCGTGAAGCTGCCGCGGGCGATCGTGGACCCCGCGGCCAGACCGAATCCGGGGGCTGCCGCCCCCGGCTCGCCGGCCGTCACCGTAACCGAGGAGCCGCGCACGCTCGCGGCCGACCTCGTGGCCCGCGGGCTGCCGGCGCTGTTCGACTCGTCCGCCGGCCTGGGGGTGCTGCTACTCGCGGCGTTCCTGTTCGGTGCGGCCCACGCCTTCACCCCGGGGCACGGAAAGACGCTCGTCGCCGCGTACCTCGTCGGCGAACGCGGCACCGTCGGCCACGCCCTCATCCTGGCCGTGACGACGACGGTGGCGCACACCGGCTCGGTGATCGCCGTCGCCGCGGTGCTGTGGGGCGTGTACGGGAACGAGGTGCCGGGCACGACGCAGGGGGTGTTGCAGTTCCTCGGCGGGGTCCTGGTCGCGGCCGTCGGCGCGTGGCTGCTGATGCGCCGCCTCACCGGCCGGGCCGACCACGTCCACTTCGGCGGCGGCCACCATCACCACCACGACCACGACCACGGCGACGGCCACCATCACCACCACGGCCCGCCGCCGGAGGACGCGAAGACGACGTTCGGCTGGACGCGGCTCATCCTGATGGGCCTCGGCGGCGGGCTGATCCCGTGCTGGGACGCGGTGCTGCTGCTGCTCGCGGCGACGGCGCTGAACCGCATCGGCTTCGCGGTGCCGCTGCTGCTGGCGTTCAGCATCGGCCTCGGCGTCGTGCTGGTGCTGTTGGGGGTGAGCGTTGTCTACGCCCACCGGGCCGGGGCGGTGCGATTCGCCGAGAGCCGCTGGTTCCGGGTGCTGCCGATGGTGAGCGCCGCGCTGCTGCTCGGCATCGGCCTGTGGCTGTGCCGCGAGGGGCTCAAGGCGGCGACGGGGTGA